From Homalodisca vitripennis isolate AUS2020 unplaced genomic scaffold, UT_GWSS_2.1 ScUCBcl_657;HRSCAF=3141, whole genome shotgun sequence, the proteins below share one genomic window:
- the LOC124370912 gene encoding histone H3-like has product MGRTKQTARKSTGGKAPRKQFATKAARKSAPATGGVKKPHRYRPGTVALREIRRYQKSTELLIRKLPFQRLVREIAQDFKTDLRFQSSAVMALQEASEAYLAGLFEDTNLCAIHAKRVTIMPKDIQLARRIRGERA; this is encoded by the coding sequence ATGGGACGTACCAAGCAGACCGCTCGTAAGTCCACCGGAGGCAAGGCGCCCAGGAAGCAGTTCGCCACCAAGGCCGCTCGTAAGAGCGCGCCGGCCACAGGAGGCGTCAAGAAGCCTCACCGTTACAGGCCCGGCACCGTCGCCCTGCGTGAGATCAGGCGTTACCAGAAGAGCACCGAACTGCTGATCCGCAAGTTGCCGTTCCAGCGTCTCGTCCGCGAGATCGCCCAGGACTTTAAGACCGACCTGCGTTTCCAGAGCTCCGCCGTCATGGCACTGCAGGAGGCCAGCGAGGCTTACCTGGCAGGACTCTTCGAAGACACCAACTTGTGCGCCATCCACGCCAAGAGAGTCACCATCATGCCCAAGGACATCCAGCTGGCGCGCCGCATCCGCGGAGAACGAGCCTAA